The DNA region GAAGAGGAAATTGAGTCCGATGTGAATCCGCTTGATACAGAGGAAATTGAACAGCAGCCATTAATTAAATAGGTTTCTAATTTGGCTTAACAATTTGAATTTCATAAAGCTTTGGCCACAGTTTGCCTGTGATAAACAGCCTGTTCTGTTCCTTGTCATATGCTATGCCGTTTAAAACATCGATGCGCGTTTTTATATCTGCTTTATTAAGGATGCCGCTTAGGTCTATCCAAGAATTAACTATTCCCGTCTTAGGATTAATGATAGCAATTTTCTCGGTGCCCCATATATTTGCATAAATTTGTCCGTCTATAAATTCTAGCTCGTTTAATCTGCCGACTTTTCCTCTTTGATCATATACTTGAAGCTCGCCAACAACTTTATAGGTCTTGGGGTTCATGAAGTATAATTTATCGCTTCCGTCACTCATGATTAGATGCGTTCCGTCATAAGTGATTCCCCATCCCTGGGTTTTATATGTAAAAGTTTTAATTGGATCAAAGGTTTCTTTATCGTAGACAAATCCCTTTTTGGCTCTCCAAGTGAGCTGAATAATATGATTATCTACAATTGCTATGCCTTCTCCAAAATATCTGTCTGAAATCTTGTGTGAGCGCAGTATCTCTCCTGTTTCAATGTCAACTACTTGTATGCCGGACTTTCCATTTAATCCTGTGCTTTCGTATAAGACTCCGTTGTCAATGAC from Thermodesulfobacteriota bacterium includes:
- a CDS encoding glutaminyl-peptide cyclotransferase, which codes for MKIRLLLLTLAICVLVFCGKDTYAQESGAAPVYGYKVVNTYPHNTDSFTQGLVIDNGVLYESTGLNGKSGIQVVDIETGEILRSHKISDRYFGEGIAIVDNHIIQLTWRAKKGFVYDKETFDPIKTFTYKTQGWGITYDGTHLIMSDGSDKLYFMNPKTYKVVGELQVYDQRGKVGRLNELEFIDGQIYANIWGTEKIAIINPKTGIVNSWIDLSGILNKADIKTRIDVLNGIAYDKEQNRLFITGKLWPKLYEIQIVKPN